A region of Oxyura jamaicensis isolate SHBP4307 breed ruddy duck chromosome 5, BPBGC_Ojam_1.0, whole genome shotgun sequence DNA encodes the following proteins:
- the MIS18BP1 gene encoding mis18-binding protein 1, producing the protein MLAAATPGSRVAEPPPFRAEPPRAVPLSSLPTGTLTPLKELLARGRAPPPPRCELPPPPAPCRQLKRQASGPPGSESPAKVFQRMKARASRPQPAPAADPILTPAALRRGPHRQLEAAAAAPRAELPCTWIPQNQTIKTLAVDPLVLESPHKFFLRVKQKLQQQQKDTTSSNPIKQNIPPSTTAEKPLVKSAFGEPVTNAPTECVLPGKDDQDNFLVESLDADDEMSQNTTTSAVNVYSTPFNPGKQLEESCGGRETNHCELRQEKGQLQPSDQQAARRAKTLETNSQKPSQCLCSIMLSTPKVHIPRNQNPKEDCKGPRDKPHSRQLAAKASNEKKICLTSWSIRVINGNTAICVEGKRKDMKDLSWHSNAIMERIANNQVKTSSGNIYLLQGHIDSASMREEGFPYRFIKRFTYGFSNKWKEYVEELLEERRRKERKQSIGESESEDSDSVVGLDVLKVAKDPARHVKKSEMRNATYEVSPKNDENTYVVARRSSILNDANGVYTRSGRLVKPPLNFWCGQREFVDQKLNVTIEEGGVDYLSIMYSTEKSKRNTFSKTEKKDATKAVEEKSKSKDKGKSSQKGASSKKETKSTRSKQARCFISDDDESDRATETNKIKRQLPVEANCLNTEDRNKCNCNSRTMTKEKPTSRQAYEYSLRSAKQLCQDKPLSEESSSQDEEESSEDVPLSIKRKTRPLVQKETQNAKSSSHCKNLQDGADKVPCEQRELKRSAAAASRDAQLRQRVPAYADSSDLLEGKTSSESSTSHLSEAVRTRSRTSAPKYVFGLDTKFENKDGEFHIKENKSKASNKIPNCNASHTVKSSAAKSREPEKEKVQKSLGFFPRTTDVWSEKELQKLHRAVASFPKHKNGFWVEVAMAVGSRSAEECHQKYMEEQQAKASKRHATKTTTSRKPEQKDKKEPVTITARVGTFKRKQQMRDFLDHLPKDNHDDVFTATPFQNRRVKLPMFLGSQEDDDDDFALTDNPITPSSALFPLAKTPECEHISPGMLEPINRNDYDRHVLRMQNAQGRRGTWDKVKKKPAGAVPGTPASSRTKFTFDKKAKETSVVGKLFMPEAADSSDEEEEDSYFSV; encoded by the exons ATGCTGGCTGCGGCCACCCCCGGGAGCCGCGTCGCGGAGCCGCCGCCGTTCCGCGCGGAGCCGCCGCGGGCCGTGCCGCTGAGCAGCCTCCCCACGGGCACGCTGACGCCCCTGAAGGAGCTCCTGGCGCGGGGCCGCgctcccccgccgccccgctgcGAGCTGCCTCCCCCCCCGGCGCCGTGCCGCCAGCTGAAGCGGCAGGCGAGCGGGCCGCCGGGCAGCGAGTCCCCGGCCAAGGTGTTCCAGCGGATGAAGGCCCGGGCGTCGCGGCCCCagcccgcccccgccgccgacCCCATCCTCACCCCCGCGGCGCTGCGGCGGGGCCCGCACCGGCAGctggaggcggcggcggcggccccgcgggcag AATTGCCTTGCACTTGGATTCCTCAGAACCAAACCATTAAAACGCTGGCTGTAGACCCTCTTGTGCTGGAATCTCCTCATAAGTTCTTCTTGCGTGTAAAGcagaaactgcagcagcagcagaaag ATACAACATCTTCAAACCCAATCAAGCAAAACATTCCTCCTTCCACAACTGCAGAAAAGCCATTGGTCAAATCTGCTTTTGGTGAGCCGGTCACAAATGCTCCTACAGAGTGTGTGCTCCCTGGCAAGGATGATCAGGATAACTTCCTCGTGGAATCACTGGATGCTGATGATGAAATGTCTCAAAACACAACAACCAGTGCTGTGAATGTCTATTCTACCCCTTTTAATCCTGGGAAACAGTTGGAAGAAAGCTgtggaggaagagaaacaaaccaTTGTGAACTTCGTCAAGAAAAAGGGCAGCTGCAGCCAAGTGATCAGCAAGCTGCTCGTAGAGCAAAGACACTGGAGACTAATTCTCAAAAGCCCTCGCAGTGCTTATGCAGTATTATGCTCTCTACGCCCAAAGTCCACATACCAAGGAATCAGAATCCAAAAGAAGACTGTAAGGGCCCTCGGGACAAACCTCATTCGCGTCAACTTGCTGCCAAGGCGAGCAACGAG aaaaaaatctgcctgaCCAGTTGGAGCATCAGAGTGATCAATGGTAACACCGCAATATGTGTTGAAGGAAAGCGGAA GGATATGAAAGACCTCTCTTGGCATAGTAATGCAATTATGGAACGCATAGCAAACAACCAAGTTAAGACATCATCTGGCAATATCTACCTGCTCCAGGGGCACATAGATTCTGCTTCGATGAGAGAAGAAG GGTTCCCTTATCGCTTCATCAAAAGATTTACCTATGGGTTTTCCAACAAATGGAAGGAATACGTTGAGGAGTTACTTGAGGAAAGAAGAAG GAAAGAACGCAAACAAAGTATTGGCGAGAGTGAAAGTGAAGACAGTGACTCGGTGGTGGGTTTGGATGTGTTGAAAGTCGCAAAAGACCCAGCAAGACATgtaaagaaatctgaaatgagaaatgctACTTACGAAGTATCACCAAAGAATGACGAGAACACGT atGTAGTAGCCAGACGCAGCTCCATATTGAACGACGCAAACGGAGTTTACACTCGCAGCGGCCGTCTTGTTAAACCACCGCTAAATTTCTGGTGCGGGCAACGTGAGTTTGTCGATCAGAAATTAAACGTTACTATCGAAGAAGGAGGAGTAGATTACTTGAGCATA atgtaTAGTACTGAAAAATCCAAAAGGAATACTTTCTCTAAGACGGAGAAAAAGGATGCAACGAaggcagtggaagaaaaatcaaaaagcaaagataaag GGAAAAGCAGTCAAAAAGGAGCAAGttccaaaaaagaaacaaagtccACTAGAAGCAAGCAAGCCAGGTGCTTTATTTCAGATGATGATGAAAGTGATCGTGCAACTGAGactaacaaaattaaaagacagCTTCCTGTTGAGGCAAATTGCTTAAATACTGAGGATAGGAACAAGTGTAACTGTAACAGCAGAACCATGACAAAGGAAAAGCCTACAAGTCGGCAGGCGTACGAGTACTCTTTAAGGTCAGCCAAACAGCTTTGTCAAGACAAGCCTTTATCAGAAGAATCCTCAAGCCAAGATGAGGAAGAATCCAGTGAAGATGTCCCATTGTCtatcaaaaggaaaactagACCTTTAGTGCAAAAAGAGACTCAAAACGCCAAATCTTCCTCTCACTGTAAAAACTTACAGGACGGTGCAGATAAGGTGCCCTGTGAACAGAGGGAACTTAAacgctctgctgctgctgcctcccgtGATGCGCAGCTGAGGCAAAGGGTGCCTGCGTACGCTGACAGTTCTGATttgctggaaggaaaaacatcTAGCGAGTCCAGTACTTCCCACCTGTCTGAGGCAGTGAGGACAAGAAGCAGAACCAGTGCTCCGAAGTACGTGTTTGGACTTGACACgaagtttgaaaacaaagatggGGAATTTCacataaaagagaataaatcaAAAGCATCCAATAAAATCCCTAACTGTAATGCTTCTCATACTGTCAAGTCTTCAGCAGCCAAATCGAGAGAACCCGAGAAGGAAAAGGTGCAGAAGTCTCTCGGATTTTTTCCAAGGACGACTGATGTCTGGTCTGAAAAGGAATTACAAAAGCTGCACAG GGCGGTTGCTTCATTTCCAAAGCACAAGAACGGTTTCTGGGTGGAGGTAGCGATGGCAGTGGGGTCTCGTTCTGCTGAAGAATGCCATCAGAAATACATGGAGGAACAACAGGCAAAAGCTTCCAAAAGACATGCCACAAAGACCACCACTTCAAGAAAGCCAGAACAGAAAG ATAAGAAAGAACCAGTTACGATAACTGCCAGAGTGGGAaccttcaaaagaaaacagcagatgaGAGATTTCCTGGACCATTTGCCAAAGGACAACCATGATGATGTTTTCACTGCAACGCCCTTTCAGAACAGAAGAGTGAAG CTGCCAATGTTCCTGGGAAGCCAAGAGGATGATGACGATGACTTTGCACTTACGGACAACCCAATCACACCTTCCTCAGCTCTCTTCCCTCTGGCGAAAACGCCTGAGTGTGAGCACATCAGCCCTGGCATGCTGGAACCTATCAACAG GAACGATTACGACAGGCACGTGCTCAGAATGCAGAACGCGCAGGGCAGGAGAGGCACCTGGGACAAAGTGAAGAAGAAGCCG GCTGGGGCTGTACCTGGTACACCAGCTTCAAGCAGAACCAAGTTCACTTTCGATAAAA AAGCGAAAGAGACCTCTGTTGTAGGGAAGCTCTTCATGCCTGAGGCAGCAGATTCATcagatgaagaggaggaagattcttatttttctgtttaa